In Pseudomonas fluorescens, the following are encoded in one genomic region:
- the rplU gene encoding 50S ribosomal protein L21 has product MSYAVIVTGGKQYKVAPGEYLKIEKLEIATGESVTFDRVLLVANGDDVNIGAPVVAGATVVAEVISQGRHDKVRIIKFRRRKHHMKRMGHRQWYTEIKITGIQA; this is encoded by the coding sequence ATGTCTTATGCAGTAATCGTTACTGGCGGCAAGCAGTACAAAGTCGCCCCAGGTGAATACCTGAAGATCGAAAAACTGGAAATCGCTACCGGCGAATCCGTTACCTTTGATCGCGTTCTATTGGTTGCCAATGGTGACGACGTGAATATCGGCGCTCCAGTTGTTGCTGGCGCTACCGTTGTGGCTGAAGTGATCTCCCAAGGTCGTCACGATAAAGTCCGCATCATCAAGTTCCGTCGCCGTAAGCACCACATGAAGCGTATGGGCCACCGCCAGTGGTACACCGAGATCAAAATCACCGGTATTCAGGCTTAA
- the ribF gene encoding bifunctional riboflavin kinase/FAD synthetase: protein MQLVRGLHNLRPQHRGCVATIGNFDGVHRGHQAILARLRERALELGVPSCVVIFEPQPREFFAPDTAPARLARLRDKLQLLAAEGVDRVLCLAFNQRLSKLSASEFVDTILVDGLGVQHLEVGDDFRFGCDRAGDFDFLQQAGIVQGFTVEAAQTVELDGIRVSSTQVRNALAAADFALAERLLGRPYRIAGRVLHGQKLARQLGTRTANIQLKRRRVPFTGVYLVDVEIDGKTWPGVANIGVRPTVQGDGKAHLEVHLLDFAGDLYDRRLTVVFHHKLREEQRFASLEALKTAINADVAAARALAAPSAHR from the coding sequence ATGCAGCTGGTTCGAGGCCTCCACAATCTGCGCCCCCAGCATCGGGGCTGTGTCGCCACTATTGGCAACTTTGACGGTGTGCACCGTGGCCACCAGGCTATCCTGGCGCGGCTGCGTGAGCGCGCGCTCGAGTTGGGTGTGCCCAGTTGCGTGGTGATTTTCGAGCCGCAGCCGCGAGAGTTCTTTGCTCCGGACACCGCGCCGGCCCGTCTGGCCCGCCTGCGGGACAAGCTGCAATTGTTGGCCGCAGAAGGCGTCGACCGTGTTCTGTGCCTGGCGTTCAACCAGCGCCTGAGCAAGCTCAGCGCCAGCGAGTTCGTCGATACGATTCTGGTGGATGGCCTTGGCGTCCAGCACCTGGAGGTCGGGGACGACTTCCGTTTCGGCTGTGATCGCGCGGGAGATTTCGATTTCCTGCAACAGGCCGGCATCGTTCAGGGTTTTACCGTCGAAGCGGCGCAAACCGTCGAGCTGGATGGCATCCGGGTCAGCAGCACACAGGTCCGCAACGCCCTGGCTGCCGCTGATTTCGCCCTGGCCGAACGCCTGCTCGGGCGGCCGTACCGAATTGCCGGTCGCGTATTGCATGGCCAGAAGCTCGCGCGGCAGTTGGGTACGCGCACCGCCAACATACAACTCAAGCGTCGTCGCGTGCCGTTCACCGGGGTTTACCTGGTGGATGTCGAGATCGACGGCAAGACCTGGCCCGGCGTCGCCAACATTGGCGTGCGGCCCACGGTTCAAGGTGATGGCAAAGCCCACCTGGAAGTGCATCTTTTAGATTTTGCCGGCGATCTGTATGACCGGCGTTTAACGGTGGTTTTCCACCACAAGCTGCGTGAAGAGCAGCGTTTCGCCTCTCTGGAGGCGTTGAAAACGGCGATCAACGCGGATGTCGCCGCCGCCCGTGCACTAGCCGCACCTAGCGCCCATCGCTAA
- the rpsT gene encoding 30S ribosomal protein S20: MANSPSAKKRAKQAEKRRSHNASLRSMVRTYIKNVVKAIDAKDAAKAQAAYVLAVPVIDRMADKGIIHKNKAARHKSRLNGHVKALNVAAAA, translated from the coding sequence GTGGCCAACTCACCTTCCGCCAAAAAACGTGCAAAACAGGCTGAGAAGCGTCGCAGCCACAACGCCAGCCTGCGTTCCATGGTTCGTACCTACATCAAGAATGTAGTTAAGGCCATCGACGCAAAAGACGCTGCCAAAGCTCAAGCCGCTTACGTTCTGGCTGTGCCAGTTATCGACCGTATGGCCGATAAAGGCATCATCCACAAGAACAAGGCCGCTCGTCATAAGAGCCGCCTGAATGGCCACGTCAAGGCCCTGAACGTTGCCGCTGCTGCCTAA
- a CDS encoding zinc ribbon domain-containing protein YjdM translates to MSTLPPCPKCNSEYTYEDGAQLICPECAHEWSASGEAEAVSDDAVKKDSVGNVLQDGDTITVIKDLKVKGTSLVVKVGTKVKNIRLCDGDHDIDCKIDGIGPMKLKSEFVRKV, encoded by the coding sequence GTGAGCACGTTGCCACCCTGCCCAAAATGCAATTCCGAATACACCTATGAAGACGGCGCCCAGCTGATCTGCCCCGAGTGCGCCCACGAATGGTCCGCCAGCGGTGAGGCCGAAGCTGTGTCCGATGACGCAGTGAAAAAGGATTCGGTCGGCAACGTCCTGCAGGACGGCGACACCATCACCGTGATCAAGGACCTCAAGGTCAAGGGTACGTCTTTGGTGGTCAAGGTCGGCACCAAGGTCAAGAACATCCGCCTGTGCGATGGCGATCACGACATCGATTGCAAGATCGACGGCATCGGCCCGATGAAACTCAAGTCCGAGTTCGTCAGAAAAGTCTGA
- the cgtA gene encoding Obg family GTPase CgtA has product MKFVDEVSIRVKAGDGGNGAMSFRREKFIENGGPNGGDGGDGGSIYMMADENLNTLVDYRYTRHFDAERGSNGGSTDCTGKKGEDLILRVPVGTTVIDSATQEVIGDLTKAGQKLMVVQGGWHGLGNTRFKSSTNRAPRQTTPGKPGEQRDLKLEMKVLADVGLLGLPNAGKSTFIRSVSAAKPKVADYPFTTLVPNLGVVSVDRWKSFVIADIPGLIEGASEGAGLGIRFLKHLARTRLLLHLVDMAPLDDASAPDAAEVIVNELIKFSPSLAERDRWLVLNKCDQILDEEHDARVKEIVDRLEWTGPVYVISAISKLGTERLCHDIMRYMEDRADRLANDPAYKEELADLDQRIEDEARAQLQALDDKRALRRSGVKSVHDIGDDDWDEEDVDDEDGPEIIYVRD; this is encoded by the coding sequence ATGAAGTTTGTTGATGAAGTATCGATTCGCGTAAAGGCTGGTGATGGCGGCAATGGCGCCATGAGTTTCCGTCGGGAAAAATTTATCGAGAACGGTGGCCCGAACGGCGGTGATGGCGGTGACGGCGGTTCCATCTACATGATGGCCGACGAAAACCTCAACACCCTGGTGGACTACCGTTACACCCGGCACTTCGATGCCGAGCGCGGCTCCAACGGCGGCAGCACCGACTGCACCGGCAAGAAGGGTGAAGACCTGATCCTGCGCGTTCCGGTCGGCACCACGGTGATCGACTCCGCGACTCAGGAAGTCATCGGCGACCTGACCAAGGCCGGTCAGAAGTTGATGGTAGTGCAGGGCGGCTGGCACGGTCTGGGCAACACCCGTTTCAAATCCAGTACCAACCGTGCGCCGCGCCAGACCACTCCGGGCAAGCCGGGTGAGCAGCGCGACCTGAAGCTGGAAATGAAAGTGCTGGCTGACGTAGGTCTGCTGGGTTTGCCGAACGCCGGTAAAAGTACCTTTATCCGTTCGGTTTCGGCTGCCAAGCCGAAAGTTGCCGACTACCCGTTCACCACGCTGGTGCCGAACCTGGGTGTGGTCAGCGTCGATCGCTGGAAGAGCTTCGTCATTGCCGATATTCCGGGCTTGATCGAGGGTGCTTCCGAGGGTGCTGGTCTGGGTATTCGCTTCCTCAAGCACTTGGCGCGTACGCGTCTGCTGCTGCACCTCGTGGATATGGCGCCGCTGGATGACGCCAGCGCACCGGATGCCGCTGAAGTGATCGTCAACGAGCTGATCAAGTTCAGCCCGTCCCTGGCGGAGCGTGATCGCTGGCTGGTCCTGAACAAGTGCGACCAGATCCTTGATGAAGAGCACGATGCGCGCGTCAAGGAAATCGTTGATCGCCTGGAATGGACGGGTCCGGTCTACGTGATCTCGGCCATCTCCAAGCTCGGTACCGAGCGTCTGTGCCACGACATCATGCGTTACATGGAAGATCGTGCTGATCGCCTGGCCAATGATCCGGCTTACAAGGAAGAGTTGGCCGATCTCGATCAGCGCATCGAAGACGAAGCTCGCGCGCAACTGCAGGCGCTGGATGACAAGCGTGCCCTGCGTCGCAGTGGCGTGAAGTCGGTCCACGACATCGGCGACGATGATTGGGACGAAGAAGATGTGGATGACGAAGACGGTCCGGAAATCATTTACGTGCGTGACTGA
- the murJ gene encoding murein biosynthesis integral membrane protein MurJ: MNLLKSLAAVSSITMLSRILGFVRDTLIARAFGAGMATDAFFIAFKLPNLLRRIFAEGAFSQAFVPILAEYKSQKGEEATRTFIAYVSGLLTLVLALVTALGMIAAPWVIWVTAPGFTDTPEKFELTSSLLRVTFPYILLISLSSLAGAILNTWNRFSVPAFVPTLLNVSMIIFAVFLTPYFDPPVMALGWAVLVGGLAQLLYQLPHLKKIGMLVLPRLNLRDTGVWRVMKQMLPAILGVSVSQISLIINTIFASFLVAGSVSWMYYADRLMELPSGVLGVALGTILLPTLAKTYANKDRHEYSRILDWGLRLCFVLVLPCSLALGILAEPLTVSLFQYGQFNAFDASMTQRALIAYSVGLLGIIVVKVLAPGFYAQQNIRTPVKIAIFTLVITQLFNLMLIGPLAHAGLALAISAGACLNAGLLFYQLRKQQMYQPQPGWAKFTLKLLVAVAVMSAVLLGTMHFMPAWEQGHMLERFLRLGALVAAGVVAYFGMLVLMGFRLRDFNRKALG, from the coding sequence ATGAATCTGCTCAAATCGTTGGCCGCCGTCAGCTCTATCACGATGCTTTCCCGGATTTTGGGATTTGTTCGGGACACCCTCATTGCGCGCGCATTTGGCGCAGGAATGGCGACCGACGCCTTCTTTATCGCCTTCAAACTGCCCAATTTGCTGCGGCGGATATTTGCCGAAGGGGCGTTTTCCCAGGCGTTCGTGCCAATTCTTGCCGAATATAAAAGCCAGAAGGGTGAAGAGGCGACGCGTACGTTCATTGCCTACGTCTCGGGCCTGTTGACGCTGGTGCTGGCGCTGGTCACGGCGTTGGGCATGATCGCCGCGCCGTGGGTCATCTGGGTGACCGCGCCGGGTTTCACTGACACGCCCGAAAAATTCGAACTGACGTCCAGCCTGCTGCGGGTGACCTTTCCCTACATCCTGCTGATTTCCCTGTCGTCGCTGGCCGGCGCGATCCTCAACACCTGGAACCGCTTTTCGGTGCCAGCCTTCGTGCCGACCCTGCTCAATGTCAGCATGATCATATTTGCGGTGTTTCTGACGCCGTACTTCGATCCGCCCGTAATGGCGCTCGGCTGGGCGGTACTGGTCGGCGGCCTGGCGCAGTTGCTCTATCAGCTGCCGCACCTGAAAAAGATCGGCATGCTGGTACTGCCGCGCCTGAACCTGCGCGACACCGGCGTCTGGCGTGTAATGAAGCAAATGCTGCCAGCCATCCTCGGTGTCTCGGTGAGCCAGATTTCGCTGATCATCAACACTATCTTCGCTTCGTTCCTGGTTGCCGGTTCCGTGTCGTGGATGTATTACGCCGACCGTTTGATGGAGCTGCCGTCCGGCGTGTTGGGCGTGGCGCTGGGGACGATTCTGCTGCCGACCCTGGCCAAGACCTACGCCAACAAGGATCGTCACGAGTATTCGCGCATCCTCGACTGGGGCCTGCGCCTGTGCTTCGTATTGGTGCTGCCTTGCTCCCTGGCATTGGGGATTCTGGCTGAGCCGCTGACGGTTTCTTTGTTCCAGTACGGCCAGTTCAATGCGTTTGATGCATCGATGACCCAGCGTGCCCTGATCGCCTACTCGGTCGGGTTGCTCGGAATTATTGTGGTCAAAGTGCTGGCCCCTGGCTTTTATGCGCAACAAAACATCCGTACACCGGTAAAAATTGCGATTTTCACCCTGGTGATCACCCAGTTGTTCAATTTGATGCTGATCGGCCCCCTGGCTCACGCGGGCCTGGCCTTGGCGATCAGTGCCGGCGCCTGTCTCAATGCCGGGTTGCTGTTCTATCAACTGCGCAAGCAGCAGATGTACCAGCCGCAGCCGGGCTGGGCGAAGTTCACTTTGAAGTTGCTGGTCGCGGTGGCAGTGATGTCCGCGGTACTGTTGGGTACGATGCACTTCATGCCGGCCTGGGAACAGGGGCATATGCTCGAACGCTTCTTGCGTCTGGGGGCATTGGTGGCGGCGGGTGTGGTGGCTTATTTCGGCATGTTAGTGTTGATGGGCTTCCGTTTGCGCGACTTCAATCGCAAGGCGCTGGGCTGA
- the rpmA gene encoding 50S ribosomal protein L27, with translation MAHKKAGGSTRNGRDSEAKRLGVKMYGGQAIKAGNIIVRQRGTQFHAGYGVGMGKDHTLFAKVEGVIKFEVKGAFGRRYVSVVAA, from the coding sequence ATGGCACACAAAAAAGCTGGTGGTAGTACCCGTAACGGTCGCGACTCAGAAGCCAAACGCCTTGGCGTGAAGATGTATGGCGGCCAGGCTATCAAAGCAGGCAACATCATCGTGCGTCAGCGCGGCACCCAATTCCACGCTGGCTACGGCGTTGGCATGGGTAAAGATCACACCCTCTTCGCTAAAGTCGAAGGCGTGATCAAGTTCGAAGTAAAAGGCGCCTTCGGTCGTCGTTACGTGAGCGTAGTCGCAGCTTAA
- a CDS encoding CreA family protein: MRVAKGLLGLLLAMPLLASAEEIGQVSTVFKFVGPNDRIVVEAFDDPKVDGVTCYLSRAKTGGVKGGLGLAEDRAEASIACRQVGPISFKGELKDGDEVFKERTSLVFKTMQVVRFLDKKRNTLVYLVYSDRLIEGSPQNAVTAIPILPWASAQ, translated from the coding sequence ATGCGTGTGGCAAAAGGATTGTTGGGATTGCTGCTGGCGATGCCACTGCTGGCTTCGGCCGAAGAGATTGGCCAGGTGTCGACGGTGTTCAAGTTTGTCGGGCCGAATGACCGGATCGTGGTCGAGGCCTTTGATGACCCCAAGGTCGACGGCGTGACCTGCTATCTGTCGCGCGCCAAGACTGGTGGGGTGAAAGGTGGTCTTGGTTTGGCCGAGGATCGTGCTGAAGCGTCTATCGCTTGCCGGCAGGTCGGGCCGATCAGCTTCAAGGGTGAGCTCAAGGATGGTGACGAGGTGTTCAAGGAGCGCACGTCCCTGGTGTTCAAGACCATGCAGGTGGTGCGCTTTCTCGACAAGAAGCGTAATACGCTGGTGTATCTGGTGTATAGCGATCGCTTGATCGAGGGCAGTCCGCAGAATGCGGTGACGGCGATTCCGATTTTGCCGTGGGCGAGCGCTCAATAG
- a CDS encoding TIGR00645 family protein, whose product MERFIENTMYASRWLLAPIYFGLSLGLLALALKFFQEVFHVIPNVFSMAESDLILVLLSLIDMALVGGLLVMVMISGYENFVSQLDIDDSKEKLNWLGTMDSSSLKMKVAASIVAISSIHLLRIFMDAKNVDPEHLQWYVIIHMTFVISAFAMGYLDKLTKH is encoded by the coding sequence ATGGAACGCTTTATCGAAAATACAATGTACGCCTCGCGCTGGCTGCTGGCGCCGATCTATTTCGGCCTGTCCCTCGGGCTGTTGGCGCTGGCACTGAAATTCTTCCAGGAAGTCTTCCACGTCATCCCAAACGTGTTTTCGATGGCCGAATCGGACTTGATCCTGGTGCTGCTGTCACTGATCGACATGGCGCTGGTGGGCGGTTTGCTGGTGATGGTGATGATTTCCGGCTACGAGAACTTCGTCTCGCAACTGGACATCGACGACAGCAAGGAAAAGCTCAACTGGCTGGGCACCATGGACTCTTCGTCGCTGAAGATGAAAGTGGCCGCGTCGATCGTGGCGATCTCGTCCATTCACCTGCTGCGCATCTTCATGGACGCCAAGAACGTTGATCCTGAACATCTGCAGTGGTACGTGATCATCCACATGACCTTCGTGATCTCGGCATTTGCCATGGGTTACCTGGATAAACTCACCAAGCACTGA
- a CDS encoding FKBP-type peptidyl-prolyl cis-trans isomerase: MSEVNLSTDETRVSYGIGRQLGDQLRDNPPPGVSLDAILAGLTDAFAGKPSRVGQEEMSASFKVIREIMQAEAAAKAEAAAGEGLAFLAENAKRDGITTLASGLQFEVLTAGEGAKPSREDSVRTHYHGTLIDGTVFDSSYERGEPAEFPVGGVIAGWTEALQLMNAGSKWRLYVPSELAYGAQGVGSIPPHSVLVFDVELLDVL, encoded by the coding sequence ATGTCCGAAGTAAATCTGTCCACCGACGAAACCCGCGTCAGCTACGGTATTGGCCGTCAGCTGGGCGATCAACTGCGCGACAACCCGCCACCGGGCGTAAGCCTGGACGCGATCCTGGCAGGTCTGACCGACGCATTCGCCGGCAAGCCAAGCCGTGTGGGCCAGGAAGAAATGTCCGCCAGCTTCAAAGTCATCCGCGAAATCATGCAGGCCGAAGCTGCAGCCAAGGCTGAAGCGGCTGCTGGCGAAGGCCTGGCCTTCCTGGCTGAAAACGCCAAGCGTGACGGCATCACCACTCTGGCTTCCGGCCTGCAGTTCGAAGTGCTGACCGCTGGCGAAGGCGCCAAGCCATCCCGTGAAGACTCCGTGCGTACTCACTACCACGGCACCCTGATCGACGGCACTGTGTTCGACAGCTCCTACGAGCGCGGCGAGCCTGCAGAATTCCCGGTCGGCGGCGTGATCGCCGGCTGGACCGAAGCCCTGCAACTGATGAACGCCGGCAGCAAATGGCGCCTGTACGTGCCGAGCGAACTGGCTTACGGCGCTCAAGGCGTTGGCAGTATCCCGCCGCACAGCGTACTGGTGTTCGACGTCGAGTTGCTTGACGTTCTGTAA
- a CDS encoding DUF6482 family protein: MNLQELNAYAIAGKVDELNLISMEGGIYLLEARMHGTAYPLSDTHGHMMSLRSVEHARDVLRSFPKLHFNLVHTVVHDEMCGLVADVEENLKVPIA; encoded by the coding sequence ATGAACCTGCAAGAGTTGAATGCGTATGCCATCGCCGGGAAGGTGGACGAGCTGAACCTGATCTCGATGGAGGGCGGCATCTACCTGCTGGAGGCGCGGATGCATGGCACGGCGTATCCCTTGAGCGATACGCACGGGCACATGATGAGCCTGCGTTCGGTGGAGCATGCCCGCGATGTGCTGCGCTCCTTTCCCAAGTTGCACTTCAACCTCGTGCACACGGTCGTGCATGACGAAATGTGTGGGTTGGTTGCCGATGTCGAGGAAAACCTGAAGGTGCCGATCGCCTGA
- a CDS encoding polyprenyl synthetase family protein — MQPQAFYRAVADDFSAVDGIIKKQLTSRVPLVSKIGDYITSAGGKRLRPLLVLLCGKALGREGDDLRLLAATIEFLHTATLLHDDVVDMSGMRRGRSTANAMWGNAPSVLVGDFLYSRSFEMMVELGSMPVMKILSQATRIIAEGEVLQLSKVRDASTTEETYMEVIRGKTAMLFEASTHSAAALCEASPEQAEALRTFGDHLGVAFQLVDDLLDYKGDAETLGKNVGDDLAEGKPTLPLIYTMREGTPEQAALVRKAIQKGGIEDLESIREAVEASGSLDYTAQLARDYVARAIKCLEALPASEYRDALVELSEFAVARTH, encoded by the coding sequence ATGCAACCCCAAGCTTTCTACCGCGCGGTGGCGGACGATTTTAGCGCCGTCGACGGCATCATCAAGAAGCAGCTGACTTCGCGCGTGCCGCTTGTATCGAAAATCGGCGATTACATCACCTCGGCCGGCGGTAAACGCCTGCGTCCTTTATTGGTGCTGCTGTGTGGCAAGGCCCTGGGTCGCGAAGGCGATGACCTGCGCCTGCTGGCCGCGACCATCGAGTTTTTGCACACCGCTACCCTGTTGCATGACGATGTGGTCGACATGTCCGGCATGCGCCGTGGCCGCTCGACCGCCAACGCCATGTGGGGCAACGCGCCAAGCGTGCTGGTGGGTGATTTCCTGTATTCGCGCTCCTTCGAAATGATGGTCGAGCTGGGCTCGATGCCAGTGATGAAGATCCTTTCGCAAGCCACGCGCATCATCGCTGAAGGCGAAGTGTTGCAGCTGTCGAAGGTTCGTGACGCCAGCACCACCGAAGAAACCTACATGGAAGTCATCCGCGGCAAGACCGCGATGCTCTTCGAAGCCTCGACCCACAGTGCTGCAGCCCTGTGCGAAGCCTCGCCGGAACAGGCCGAAGCCCTGCGTACTTTCGGTGATCACCTGGGCGTGGCCTTCCAGCTGGTCGACGACCTGCTCGATTACAAAGGCGACGCCGAAACCCTGGGCAAGAACGTCGGTGACGATCTGGCCGAAGGCAAGCCGACCCTGCCGCTGATCTACACCATGCGCGAAGGTACGCCTGAACAGGCCGCCCTGGTGCGCAAGGCGATCCAGAAAGGCGGAATTGAAGATCTGGAAAGCATCCGCGAAGCCGTGGAAGCCTCGGGCTCGCTGGATTACACCGCGCAACTGGCCCGTGACTATGTGGCCCGCGCGATCAAGTGCCTCGAAGCGCTGCCTGCCAGCGAATATCGCGATGCACTGGTTGAACTGAGTGAGTTCGCGGTCGCGCGTACGCACTGA
- the proB gene encoding glutamate 5-kinase encodes MRSKVTGAQRWVVKIGSALLTADGKGLDRAAMGVWVEQMVALHEAGVELVLVSSGAVAAGMSRLGWTSRPSAMHELQAAAAIGQMGLVQAWESSFAEHGRHTAQILLTHDDLSDRKRYLNARSTLRALVELKVIPVINENDTVVTDEIRFGDNDTLAALVANLVEADLLVILTDRDGMFDADPRNNPDAQLIYEARADDPALDAVAGGTGGALGRGGMQTKLRAARLAARSGAHTIIVGGRIERVLDRLKAGERIGTLLSPERGMLAARKQWLAGHLQTRGTLVLDAGAVIALSQGNKSLLPVGVKLVQGSFRRGEMVVCVAPDGREIARGLANYSALEAQKIIGQSSEAIVGLLGYMAEPELVHRDNLILV; translated from the coding sequence ATGCGGAGCAAGGTGACAGGTGCGCAGCGTTGGGTCGTGAAGATCGGCAGCGCTTTGCTGACGGCGGACGGCAAAGGCCTGGATCGCGCGGCAATGGGTGTCTGGGTTGAACAGATGGTGGCCTTGCATGAGGCGGGTGTCGAGCTGGTGCTGGTGTCCTCCGGGGCGGTGGCGGCCGGCATGAGCCGTTTGGGCTGGACCTCGCGACCCAGTGCGATGCACGAACTTCAGGCTGCCGCCGCAATCGGCCAGATGGGGTTGGTGCAGGCCTGGGAGTCGAGCTTTGCCGAGCATGGCCGGCATACCGCGCAGATTCTCCTGACCCACGATGACCTGTCCGACCGCAAGCGTTACCTGAATGCCCGCAGTACCCTGCGCGCATTGGTCGAGCTCAAAGTCATTCCGGTCATCAACGAAAATGACACCGTGGTCACCGACGAAATCCGTTTTGGCGACAACGACACCCTGGCAGCGCTGGTGGCGAACCTGGTCGAGGCGGATTTGCTGGTGATCCTGACGGATCGCGACGGCATGTTCGATGCCGACCCGCGCAACAATCCGGATGCCCAGCTGATTTACGAGGCGCGCGCCGATGATCCGGCGCTCGACGCGGTGGCGGGCGGCACTGGTGGTGCGCTGGGTCGTGGTGGCATGCAGACCAAATTGCGTGCTGCGCGCCTGGCGGCCCGTTCCGGTGCTCACACCATCATCGTTGGTGGGCGCATCGAGCGTGTGCTGGACCGCCTCAAGGCGGGCGAACGCATCGGCACCTTGCTGTCGCCGGAGCGCGGCATGCTGGCGGCACGCAAGCAGTGGCTGGCCGGTCATCTGCAAACCCGTGGCACCCTGGTGCTGGATGCTGGTGCGGTGATCGCGTTGTCCCAAGGCAACAAGAGCTTGCTACCGGTAGGCGTCAAATTGGTGCAGGGCAGCTTCCGTCGCGGTGAGATGGTGGTCTGCGTGGCGCCGGACGGTCGTGAGATTGCCCGTGGCCTGGCCAACTACAGTGCGCTGGAAGCGCAAAAAATCATCGGTCAGTCGTCTGAGGCGATTGTCGGTCTGTTGGGTTACATGGCGGAACCGGAACTGGTTCACCGCGATAACCTGATCCTGGTTTGA